Proteins encoded together in one Kwoniella shandongensis chromosome 3, complete sequence window:
- a CDS encoding alternative oxidase, mitochondrial produces MSALVLRQGALARSTLLSRPIVGTASLLTRGVAGPSRRAFSLSARARIQADKPKQASLALQDGVRQREERSENAGQVVGEPGKGVEGPHYQDQIPMAENVLTDTNITGAWTMMNPIYTEAELDTVQVVGRPPITVADKAAHGTVKFLRKCFDFLTRYKAVEIPQSVLQQNPIPIAELRAKGQLLSDQKWLFRFILLESIAGVPGMVGGTLRHLRSMRLLRRDGGWIHSLLEEAENERMHLLTFMTMAQPSIITRGLVLAAQGVFYNAFFLTYLFSPKSAHRFVGALEEEAVRTYTHCIEDMEAGLIPEWKDHPAPRIAIDYWRLPSDSKLIDVIRAVRADEATHRFVNHSLANLDQKKDFNPFALVEANAETRGAKWGFTREESANFAKEQQQKLIQAAQDQSPAHQQ; encoded by the exons aTGTCCGCCTTAGTACTAAGACAAGGCGCTTTAGCCCGCTCGACCCTCCTCTCCCGCCCGATAGTCGGAACAGCCTCTCTGCTCACTCGAGGGGTAGCAGGTCCGTCCCGACGAGCATTCTCGCTCTCTGCTCGAGCGCGAATCCAAGCGGACAAACCTAAACAAGCTAGTCTTGCATTGCAAGATGGCGTGAgacagagagaagagaggagtgagaacGCTGGTCAGGTCGTAGGCGAGCCAGGAAAAGGTGTAGAAGGTCCTCActaccaag ACCAAATACCGATGGCGGAAAACGTCCTCACAGACACCAACATTACCGGCGCTTGGACCATGATGAACCCTATCTACACGGAAGCC GAACTCGACACTGTCCAAGTGGTCGGTCGACCTCCTATCACAGTAGCTGACAAGGCCGCCCATGGAACTGTCAAATTCCTTAGAAAATGCTTCGACTTCCTCACGCGTTACAAGGCCGTCGAGATCCCCCAATCGGTCTTACAACAGAACCCTATCCCCATCGCTGAACTTCGAGCAAAGGGACAATTGTTGTCTGATCAGAAATGGTTGTTCAGATTCATCTTGTTGGAATCAATCGCGGGTGTGCCCGGTATGGTAGGAGGGACGTTGAGACATTTGAGAAGTAtgaggttgttgagaagagatggtggCTGGATCCATTCCTtattggaagaagcagagaacGAGAGGATGCACTTGCT CACTTTCATGACGATGGCTcaaccttccatcatcaccagagGACTCGTCCTTGCGGCTCAAGGTGTATTCTAcaacgccttcttcctcacctacctcttctcacctAAGAGTGCTCACCGATTCGTCGGTGctctcgaagaagaggccGTCCGAACCTATACCCACTGTATCGAGGACATGGAAGCTGGTTTGATCCCCGAATGGAAGGATCACCCCGCACCAAGGATCGCCATCGATTATTGGAGATTACCTTCCGACTCGAAATTGATCGATGTCATTCGTGCGGTCAGAGCGGACGAAGCCACCCATCGATTCGTGAACCATTCTTTGGCCAACTTGGACCAGAAGAAGGATTTCAACCCCTTCGCGTTGGTAGAGGCAAACGCAGAGACACGTGGTGCCAAGtgggg ATTCACTCGTGAAGAGTCGGCCAACTTTGCCAAAGAGCAACAACAGAAGCTCATCCAAGCGGCTCAAGATCAATCTCCCGCTCATCAACAATAA